A portion of the Rhodopseudomonas sp. BAL398 genome contains these proteins:
- the rplS gene encoding 50S ribosomal protein L19 has translation MNLIQTLEKEQFDKLSAGKVIPEFGPGDTVIVNVKVVEGERSRVQAYEGVCIGRSGGGINESFTVRKISYGEGVERVFPLLSPMIDSIKVLRRGKVRRAKLYYLRNLRGKSARIVEKKTERPVKVAAGAAAE, from the coding sequence ATGAATCTCATTCAGACGCTCGAAAAAGAGCAGTTCGACAAGCTCTCCGCCGGCAAGGTGATTCCGGAGTTCGGACCCGGCGACACCGTGATCGTCAACGTCAAGGTCGTTGAAGGCGAGCGCTCCCGCGTGCAGGCCTATGAAGGCGTCTGCATCGGCCGCTCCGGCGGCGGCATCAATGAGAGCTTCACGGTTCGCAAGATCTCCTATGGCGAGGGCGTCGAGCGCGTCTTCCCGCTGCTGTCGCCGATGATAGATTCGATCAAGGTGCTGCGCCGCGGCAAGGTGCGTCGCGCCAAGCTGTACTACCTGCGCAACCTGCGCGGCAAATCGGCCCGTATCGTCGAGAAGAAGACCGAACGTCCGGTCAAGGTCGCCGCTGGCGCCGCCGCCGAGTAA
- the rpsP gene encoding 30S ribosomal protein S16, translated as MSVVIRLARAGTKKRPVYHVVVADSRFPRDGRFIERLGHFNPLMAKDNESRLKLDMDKVKAWLAKGAQPSDRVARFLDAAGVAKRAPRNNPEKAVPRKERKAAAEAAAKK; from the coding sequence ATGTCAGTCGTCATCCGCCTCGCGCGCGCAGGCACCAAGAAGCGTCCGGTCTATCACGTCGTCGTCGCCGATTCGCGCTTCCCCCGCGACGGTCGCTTCATCGAACGGCTCGGCCATTTCAATCCGCTGATGGCCAAGGACAATGAGTCCCGGCTGAAGCTCGACATGGACAAGGTCAAGGCCTGGCTCGCCAAGGGCGCGCAGCCCTCGGATCGCGTCGCCCGCTTCCTCGACGCCGCCGGCGTTGCCAAGCGCGCGCCGCGCAACAACCCGGAAAAGGCGGTGCCGCGCAAGGAGCGTAAGGCCGCCGCCGAAGCCGCCGCGAAGAAGTAA
- the dapF gene encoding diaminopimelate epimerase, with the protein MSALANRHFSKMNGIGNEIVVVDLRDHPAPVTADDARAVAAPDAVPYDQLMVLQPPRLAGTDAFVRIYNNDGSEAGACGNGMRCVARQLFAATGKSAMTFETKAGLLNAWQGPSPELYTVDMGAPKFGWQDIPLAEEFRDTRSIELQIGPIDAPILHTPSVVSMGNPHAVFWVDDVEAYDLGRFGPLLENHPIFPERANITLAHIVDRDHITIRTWERGVGLTRACGSAACATAVAAARLRRTNRTVCITLPGGELSIEWRQSDDHVLMTGTATLEYEGQFDPALFAAAHDQTGA; encoded by the coding sequence ATGAGCGCGCTGGCAAACCGCCATTTCAGCAAGATGAACGGCATCGGCAACGAGATCGTGGTGGTCGATCTGCGCGACCATCCCGCGCCGGTCACCGCCGACGACGCCCGCGCCGTGGCGGCGCCGGATGCGGTGCCCTATGACCAGCTGATGGTGCTGCAGCCGCCGCGACTGGCCGGCACCGACGCCTTTGTCCGGATCTACAACAATGACGGCTCCGAAGCCGGCGCCTGCGGCAACGGCATGCGCTGCGTGGCGCGGCAGCTGTTCGCCGCGACCGGCAAATCGGCGATGACGTTCGAGACCAAGGCCGGGCTGCTCAACGCCTGGCAGGGCCCGTCGCCCGAGCTTTATACCGTCGACATGGGCGCGCCGAAATTCGGCTGGCAGGACATTCCGCTGGCGGAGGAATTTCGCGACACCCGCTCGATCGAGTTGCAGATCGGCCCGATCGACGCCCCGATCCTGCACACCCCCTCGGTGGTCAGCATGGGCAATCCGCACGCCGTGTTCTGGGTCGACGATGTCGAGGCCTATGATCTCGGCCGATTCGGGCCTCTGCTGGAAAACCATCCGATCTTCCCCGAGCGCGCCAATATCACGCTGGCCCATATCGTCGACCGCGACCACATCACGATCCGGACCTGGGAGCGCGGCGTCGGCCTGACCCGCGCCTGCGGCTCGGCGGCCTGCGCCACCGCTGTCGCCGCCGCCAGGCTGCGGCGGACCAATCGCACCGTGTGCATCACCCTGCCGGGCGGCGAATTGTCGATCGAGTGGCGCCAGAGCGACGATCACGTGCTGATGACCGGCACCGCGACGCTCGAATATGAAGGCCAGTTCGACCCGGCGCTGTTCGCGGCCGCGCACGACCAGACCGGCGCCTGA
- a CDS encoding MBL fold metallo-hydrolase — protein sequence MASYRGPVSDHFDGTRFFDPDGAPPKKLGDVLGWTLSRKPAKWPDRVAVQTDLPPPAVTGDKVRLSFVGHVSWLIQTAGLNILVDPVWSERASPLSFAGPKRVRAPGIAFEALPKIDVALVSHGHYDHLDLATLSRLAAAHAPRVITPLGNDLTMTSHDKAIRAEAFDWHDRVVLGDGVAVTLVPTRHWSARGVFDRNKALWASFVLETPAGKIYIVCDSGYGEGKHFTRVGDTHGPLRLAILPIGAYEPRWFMEDQHMNPADAVKALADCGAEQALAHHHATFQLTDEAIDAPEQALHTALDAAGIAREHFVALQPGQVWEL from the coding sequence ATGGCAAGCTACCGCGGTCCGGTCTCGGACCATTTCGACGGCACGCGCTTTTTCGATCCCGACGGGGCGCCGCCGAAAAAACTCGGCGACGTGCTGGGCTGGACGCTGTCCCGCAAGCCGGCAAAATGGCCCGACCGTGTCGCGGTTCAGACCGATCTGCCGCCGCCCGCCGTGACCGGTGACAAGGTGCGGCTGAGCTTTGTCGGTCACGTCAGCTGGCTGATCCAGACCGCCGGGCTCAATATTCTGGTCGATCCGGTGTGGTCGGAGCGCGCCTCGCCGCTGTCATTCGCCGGCCCCAAGCGGGTTCGCGCGCCCGGCATCGCCTTCGAGGCACTGCCCAAGATCGATGTCGCGCTGGTGTCGCACGGCCATTACGACCATCTCGATCTGGCAACGCTGTCACGGCTCGCAGCCGCGCATGCGCCGCGCGTCATCACGCCGCTCGGCAATGATCTGACCATGACGTCCCACGACAAGGCGATCCGCGCCGAGGCCTTCGACTGGCACGACCGCGTCGTGCTCGGCGACGGCGTCGCGGTCACGCTGGTGCCGACGCGGCACTGGAGCGCGCGCGGCGTATTCGACCGCAACAAGGCGCTGTGGGCGAGCTTCGTGCTGGAAACGCCGGCGGGCAAGATCTACATCGTCTGCGATTCCGGCTATGGCGAGGGCAAGCACTTTACCCGCGTAGGCGACACCCACGGTCCGCTGCGGCTGGCGATCCTGCCGATCGGCGCCTATGAGCCGCGCTGGTTCATGGAGGACCAGCACATGAACCCCGCCGACGCCGTCAAGGCGCTGGCCGATTGCGGCGCCGAGCAGGCGCTGGCCCACCATCACGCCACGTTCCAGCTGACCGACGAGGCGATCGACGCTCCCGAACAGGCGCTGCACACCGCGCTCGACGCGGCCGGCATCGCCCGCGAGCACTTCGTCGCCTTGCAGCCCGGACAGGTCTGGGAGCTCTGA
- the mtaB gene encoding tRNA (N(6)-L-threonylcarbamoyladenosine(37)-C(2))-methylthiotransferase MtaB — MAVDIVTFGCRLNAFESEVIRREAEDAGIDDAIVINSCAVTNEAVAQARQSIRRLKRERPGARIVVTGCAAQTQPGMFADMIEVDRVLGNDDKMRGAAWRAARTAFATDDTHKIAVTDIMAVREMAPHLVGGFQSGLPRVFVQVQNGCDHRCTFCIIPFGRGNSRSVPMGAVVDQVRALTERGHAEIVLTGVDLTSYGADLPGAPRLGALTRQILRHVPDLKRLRISSIDSIEADRDLIDLIATDARLMPHLHLSLQSGDDMILKRMKRRHSRQHAIDFCAQLRRLRPDIAFGADIIAGFPTETEAMFARSLDLVAECDLTFLHVFPYSPRPGTPAARMPQVNGNVIKERARRLREAGEAALRRRLDAEIGQTRTVLIESPTQGRTDHFIPVAIAGDKPGVVRRLTMAGHDGARLTV, encoded by the coding sequence ATGGCGGTCGACATCGTCACCTTCGGCTGCCGGCTCAACGCGTTTGAATCCGAAGTGATTCGCCGCGAGGCCGAGGACGCCGGGATCGACGACGCTATCGTCATCAATTCCTGTGCGGTGACCAATGAGGCGGTGGCGCAGGCTCGGCAATCGATCCGCCGGCTGAAGCGCGAACGCCCCGGCGCGCGGATCGTGGTCACCGGCTGCGCCGCCCAGACCCAGCCGGGAATGTTCGCCGACATGATCGAGGTCGACCGCGTGCTCGGCAATGACGACAAGATGCGCGGCGCGGCCTGGCGCGCCGCGCGCACAGCGTTCGCTACCGACGACACCCACAAGATCGCCGTCACCGACATCATGGCGGTCCGCGAGATGGCGCCGCATCTGGTCGGCGGATTCCAGAGCGGGCTGCCGCGGGTGTTCGTGCAGGTGCAAAATGGCTGCGACCATCGCTGCACCTTCTGCATCATCCCGTTCGGCCGCGGCAATTCGCGCTCGGTGCCGATGGGCGCGGTGGTCGATCAGGTCCGGGCGCTGACCGAACGCGGCCATGCCGAGATCGTGCTGACCGGCGTCGATCTCACCAGCTACGGCGCCGACCTGCCCGGCGCGCCTAGGCTCGGCGCGTTGACCCGGCAGATCCTGCGCCATGTGCCGGACTTGAAGCGGCTGCGGATTTCGTCGATCGATTCGATCGAGGCCGACCGCGACCTGATCGACCTGATCGCCACTGACGCGCGCTTGATGCCGCATCTGCATCTGTCGTTGCAATCCGGCGACGACATGATCCTGAAGCGCATGAAGCGGCGCCACAGCCGCCAGCACGCGATCGATTTCTGCGCGCAGCTGCGCCGGCTGCGGCCCGACATCGCTTTCGGCGCCGACATCATCGCCGGATTTCCGACCGAGACCGAGGCGATGTTTGCGCGCTCGCTCGATCTGGTCGCGGAATGCGACCTGACCTTCCTGCATGTGTTTCCCTATTCGCCGCGGCCCGGCACGCCGGCGGCGCGGATGCCGCAGGTCAACGGCAACGTCATCAAGGAGCGCGCCCGGCGGCTGCGCGAGGCCGGCGAGGCCGCGCTGCGGCGGCGGCTCGATGCCGAGATCGGCCAGACCCGGACGGTGCTGATCGAGAGCCCCACCCAGGGCCGCACCGATCATTTCATCCCGGTGGCGATTGCCGGAGACAAGCCCGGCGTGGTGCGCAGGCTGACGATGGCCGGGCACGACGGCGCCAGGCTGACGGTCTGA
- a CDS encoding type II toxin-antitoxin system Phd/YefM family antitoxin, translating to MKHVNLSQARAHLAELLDEVERGETLVISREGAPLAETTAGADEARRARSRRAIEGILELRKQNKPVAVEDIIAWKDEGRE from the coding sequence ATGAAACACGTCAATCTGTCGCAAGCCCGCGCCCACCTCGCCGAACTGCTCGACGAGGTCGAACGCGGCGAGACGCTGGTGATCAGCCGCGAAGGGGCGCCCCTGGCGGAGACGACGGCCGGGGCCGATGAGGCGCGCCGGGCAAGATCGCGTCGAGCGATCGAAGGAATTCTGGAGCTTCGCAAACAGAACAAGCCGGTTGCGGTCGAAGACATCATCGCGTGGAAAGATGAAGGGCGCGAATGA
- a CDS encoding SIMPL domain-containing protein, with the protein MMSYRKLIAVGFASAMMFAAPALAETASPPSISVIGEASVSVPPDLATVDGGVTSEGKTAREASEANNVAMGKVLLALKSAGIDPKDLQTSRLSLQPQYVNQVRPGPSVLSGYRASNHVTVKVRDVARVASMIDIMVGAGANEIGGIDFMVEQASKLLDEARGQAIADARRKAEIYARAAGVALGAPLNIAEGGSPAPRPYRKMAADLAASAPVAQGEETLSVSINVVWAIKAP; encoded by the coding sequence ATGATGTCGTACCGCAAACTGATAGCCGTCGGGTTCGCCTCGGCGATGATGTTCGCCGCGCCGGCGCTGGCTGAGACCGCGTCGCCGCCCTCGATCTCGGTGATCGGCGAGGCCAGCGTCTCGGTGCCGCCGGATCTGGCGACCGTCGATGGCGGCGTCACCAGCGAAGGCAAGACCGCGCGCGAAGCCTCTGAGGCCAATAATGTCGCGATGGGCAAGGTGCTGCTGGCGCTGAAGAGCGCCGGCATCGACCCCAAGGACCTGCAGACCTCGCGGCTGTCGCTGCAGCCACAATATGTCAATCAGGTCCGGCCCGGGCCGAGCGTGCTCAGCGGTTACCGCGCTTCGAACCATGTCACCGTCAAGGTGCGCGACGTCGCCAGGGTCGCCAGCATGATCGACATCATGGTCGGCGCCGGCGCCAATGAAATCGGCGGCATCGACTTCATGGTCGAACAGGCCTCGAAGCTGCTCGACGAGGCCCGCGGCCAGGCGATCGCGGACGCAAGGCGCAAGGCCGAGATCTATGCCAGGGCCGCCGGCGTCGCGCTGGGGGCGCCGCTCAATATTGCGGAGGGTGGCTCGCCCGCCCCGCGCCCCTATCGCAAAATGGCCGCCGATCTGGCGGCCTCGGCGCCGGTGGCGCAGGGCGAGGAAACGCTCAGCGTTTCAATCAACGTCGTCTGGGCGATCAAGGCACCGTAA
- the trmD gene encoding tRNA (guanosine(37)-N1)-methyltransferase TrmD, with product MTWHATVLTLFPEMFPGPLGVSLAGRALASGIWALEARDIRASATDRHRSVDDTPAGGGPGMVLRADVLAAAIDAAGPSEGRPRLVMSPRGRPLTQARVAELAAGPGPLIVCGRFEGIDQRVIDARELEEVSIGDYVLSGGEIAAFALIDACVRLLPGVMGRLESGTDESFSAGLLEYPQYTRPQTFEGRQIPEILTSGDHAKVAAWRQAEAEALTKARRPELWAARPTSNRQKPPKNATDG from the coding sequence ATGACCTGGCACGCCACCGTCCTCACGCTGTTTCCGGAGATGTTTCCCGGCCCGCTCGGCGTCAGCCTGGCGGGGCGGGCGCTGGCGTCGGGGATCTGGGCGCTGGAAGCCCGCGACATTCGCGCTTCGGCCACTGACCGCCACCGCAGCGTCGACGACACCCCGGCCGGCGGCGGCCCCGGCATGGTGCTGCGCGCCGACGTGCTGGCGGCGGCGATCGATGCCGCCGGTCCCTCGGAAGGGCGTCCGCGGCTGGTGATGAGCCCGCGCGGCCGGCCGCTGACCCAGGCGCGGGTCGCGGAACTGGCGGCCGGGCCGGGGCCGCTCATCGTCTGCGGCCGATTCGAAGGCATCGACCAGCGGGTGATCGACGCCCGCGAGCTCGAGGAGGTGTCGATCGGGGATTATGTGCTGTCCGGTGGCGAGATCGCCGCCTTCGCGCTGATCGACGCCTGCGTCCGGCTGTTGCCGGGTGTGATGGGCCGGCTGGAATCGGGAACCGACGAGAGTTTTTCCGCCGGATTGCTGGAATATCCGCAATATACCCGGCCGCAGACCTTCGAGGGCCGCCAGATCCCCGAAATCCTCACTTCCGGCGACCATGCCAAGGTCGCAGCCTGGCGCCAGGCCGAGGCCGAGGCGCTGACCAAGGCCCGGCGGCCGGAGCTGTGGGCGGCGCGGCCGACGTCGAATCGTCAAAAACCGCCAAAAAACGCGACGGATGGGTGA
- a CDS encoding GyrI-like domain-containing protein, which yields MTRPRFVRRLLLGLLPATAMSLGIVGAWAQSPPPAKPPAADTPAAPAPEAAPPASSTTPPAATDTPATDTPAMPPAAPQAPPVAGTATQPPAETADAFGEETTLQPKTVVILSNKATWETAFETLTDSFKTVKTLLDKQGIKADGNPMIVYTSTDDAGFTFQAEIPVAQEPKNLGSNMSIGKSPDGKALKFVHRGSYDNMDNTYEAITNYLDDKKLEAKDTFFEEYLTDPLTTAEDKLVINVYVPLK from the coding sequence ATGACCCGCCCCCGTTTTGTTCGCCGCCTGTTGCTCGGGCTGCTCCCGGCGACCGCAATGTCGCTCGGCATCGTTGGCGCCTGGGCGCAGTCGCCGCCGCCAGCCAAGCCCCCGGCGGCGGATACGCCGGCCGCGCCTGCGCCGGAAGCCGCGCCCCCGGCGTCGTCGACCACCCCGCCGGCTGCGACCGACACTCCGGCGACCGATACACCGGCGATGCCACCGGCCGCGCCGCAGGCGCCGCCGGTGGCCGGTACGGCCACGCAACCCCCGGCGGAGACCGCAGACGCATTCGGCGAGGAAACCACGCTGCAGCCCAAGACCGTGGTGATTCTGAGCAACAAGGCCACCTGGGAAACCGCGTTCGAGACCCTGACCGATTCATTCAAGACGGTGAAGACGCTGCTCGACAAGCAGGGCATCAAAGCCGACGGCAATCCGATGATCGTCTACACCTCGACCGACGATGCCGGCTTCACCTTCCAGGCCGAGATCCCGGTGGCGCAGGAGCCCAAGAATCTCGGCAGCAATATGAGCATCGGCAAATCGCCCGACGGCAAGGCTTTGAAATTCGTCCACCGCGGCTCCTATGACAATATGGACAACACCTACGAGGCGATCACCAACTATCTTGACGACAAAAAGCTTGAAGCCAAGGATACTTTCTTCGAGGAATACCTCACCGATCCGCTCACGACCGCCGAGGACAAATTGGTGATCAATGTCTATGTGCCGCTGAAATGA
- the rimM gene encoding ribosome maturation factor RimM (Essential for efficient processing of 16S rRNA): protein MPADKICVARIGAPHGVRGAVKLWTFTEDPMAVRDYGPLATKDGARSFEIETARAGNGHLVATLKGVASREDAERLNGIELYVARDKLPATDDDEYYHADLIGLAAETTSGESIGRVLAIHNFGAGDIIEIAPPHGSTLLLPFTNAVVPTVDIAGGRVLIELPAEIEGDSPDSAEA, encoded by the coding sequence ATGCCGGCCGACAAAATCTGCGTCGCCCGGATCGGCGCGCCGCATGGCGTGCGCGGCGCGGTGAAGCTATGGACCTTCACCGAGGATCCGATGGCGGTGCGGGACTATGGACCGCTCGCCACCAAGGACGGCGCGCGATCATTCGAGATCGAGACTGCGCGGGCAGGCAACGGCCATCTGGTGGCGACGCTGAAAGGCGTGGCGAGCCGCGAGGACGCCGAACGCCTCAACGGCATCGAACTCTATGTCGCGCGCGACAAGCTGCCCGCGACCGACGACGACGAATATTACCACGCCGATCTGATCGGCCTGGCCGCCGAGACCACGAGCGGTGAGTCGATCGGCCGGGTGCTGGCGATCCACAATTTCGGCGCCGGCGACATCATCGAGATCGCGCCGCCGCATGGCTCCACCTTGCTGCTGCCGTTCACCAATGCGGTGGTACCGACAGTCGATATCGCGGGCGGCCGGGTGCTGATCGAGCTGCCGGCCGAGATCGAGGGCGATAGTCCGGATTCCGCCGAAGCGTGA
- a CDS encoding RNA pseudouridine synthase, with protein MSESHPERTDMAELTADEMLARVLYRDGLMLVIDKPAGLPVHRGPKGGANLESSFDFLRYGLPRPPVLAHRLDRDTSGCLVLGRHRKATASLGLLFKHGRISKTYWAVVQGGPAEDQGTIDLPLGRLNAERGWWQKVDPEGQKAVTNWTVLGRSFVPPPPGGEGLGVGGQNGSLTLDPPAEEGAGRLTWMALEPVTGRTHQLRVHCAAMGWPIFGDNIYGNGPRFGDPTLHLHAREIVIPLSRNKPPVVVTAPVPAHLQQRMMECGWTGDSAEAT; from the coding sequence ATGAGCGAAAGTCACCCTGAACGAACGGATATGGCGGAACTGACCGCCGACGAGATGCTGGCGCGGGTGCTGTACCGCGACGGGCTGATGCTGGTGATCGACAAGCCGGCCGGCCTGCCGGTGCATCGCGGCCCCAAGGGCGGCGCCAATCTGGAATCCTCGTTCGATTTCCTGCGTTACGGCCTGCCGCGGCCGCCGGTATTGGCCCACCGCCTGGACCGGGATACGTCCGGCTGCCTGGTGCTCGGCCGCCACCGCAAGGCCACCGCCTCGCTCGGCCTGTTGTTCAAACATGGCCGGATCTCCAAGACCTATTGGGCGGTGGTCCAGGGCGGTCCGGCCGAGGATCAAGGCACCATCGATCTGCCGCTCGGCCGACTCAACGCCGAACGCGGCTGGTGGCAGAAGGTCGATCCCGAAGGCCAGAAGGCGGTGACCAATTGGACCGTGCTGGGGCGATCTTTCGTCCCCCCTCCCCCTGGCGGGGAGGGGTTGGGGGTGGGGGGCCAAAACGGAAGCCTGACTTTGGATCCCCCTGCGGAGGAGGGAGCAGGCAGGCTCACCTGGATGGCGCTGGAGCCGGTGACCGGCCGCACCCATCAATTGCGGGTGCATTGCGCGGCGATGGGCTGGCCGATCTTCGGCGACAACATTTATGGCAATGGCCCGCGCTTCGGCGACCCGACGCTGCATCTGCACGCCCGCGAGATCGTGATCCCGCTGTCGCGCAACAAGCCGCCGGTGGTGGTCACGGCGCCGGTTCCGGCGCATCTTCAGCAGCGGATGATGGAATGCGGATGGACCGGAGACAGCGCGGAGGCGACCTGA
- a CDS encoding type II toxin-antitoxin system VapC family toxin produces the protein MIMPLVIDVSVMANWYFPDERNIWGDKVLAMLNDDEHGAIVPGIWWFEMHNVLVLGERRGRSTSAQAAQFLAFLRDLPITIAPNPGPDAVLDLSRRHSLSFYDAAYLELAKREHIALATFDRALIRAAAAENVPLVGES, from the coding sequence ATGATCATGCCGCTCGTCATCGACGTGTCCGTCATGGCGAATTGGTATTTCCCCGATGAGCGCAATATCTGGGGCGACAAGGTCCTGGCCATGCTGAACGACGACGAGCATGGCGCGATTGTTCCGGGAATCTGGTGGTTCGAGATGCACAACGTGCTTGTGCTGGGCGAACGCAGGGGACGCAGCACATCCGCACAAGCGGCACAATTCCTTGCCTTTTTGCGCGACCTGCCGATCACGATAGCCCCCAATCCCGGGCCTGACGCGGTCCTGGATCTATCCCGTCGTCACAGCCTCAGTTTCTATGATGCCGCCTATCTCGAACTCGCCAAGCGCGAACACATTGCGTTGGCCACGTTCGATCGGGCCCTGATCCGCGCCGCTGCCGCCGAAAACGTGCCGCTGGTCGGCGAGTCGTGA
- the ffh gene encoding signal recognition particle protein yields the protein MFDNLSEKLGGILDRLTRRGSLSEADVDLAMREVRRALLEADVALDVVRSFTERVREQAIGATVVKSVTPGQMVVKIVHDELIATLGSEGQTIDLNTVPPVAIMMVGLQGSGKTTTTAKLARRMTQRDKRKVLMASLDVYRPAAMEQLAVLGRDLEIDTLPIVLGQKPAQIARRAVEAAKLGGYDVLLLDTAGRTTLDDEMMAEAAEIKSVALPHEVLLVADSLTGQDAVNLARSFDEKVGLTGIVLTRVDGDGRGGAALSMRAVTGKPIKLIGTGEKTDALEDFHPDRIAGRILGMGDVVSLVEKAASHLDAEKAAAVAEKMRKGQFDLTDMRDQLQQMTKMGGIGGLMGMMPGIAKMKNQLAAANLDDKILKRQIAVIDSMTRQERKHPDILKASRKKRIAAGAGLKVEEVNKLLKMHRNMADMMKAVGRGKGGPMAGLAQAMGFGGGMPTPEQIKAMSEKMPGGLPPGGGLPELSKDLPPSLRSGLPNLPGLTGLSGKPKLPGLGGFPGFGKKK from the coding sequence ATGTTCGACAATCTATCGGAAAAACTGGGTGGGATTCTCGACCGTTTGACGCGGCGCGGCTCACTGTCGGAGGCCGACGTCGATCTGGCGATGCGCGAGGTCCGCCGCGCGCTGCTGGAGGCCGACGTCGCGCTCGACGTGGTGCGCAGCTTCACCGAGCGGGTCCGCGAGCAGGCGATCGGCGCCACCGTGGTCAAGTCGGTGACGCCGGGCCAGATGGTGGTCAAGATCGTCCATGACGAGCTGATCGCCACGCTCGGCTCCGAAGGCCAGACCATCGATCTCAACACGGTGCCGCCGGTCGCGATCATGATGGTCGGCCTGCAGGGCTCCGGCAAGACCACCACCACCGCCAAGCTGGCGCGCCGGATGACCCAGCGCGACAAGCGTAAAGTTCTGATGGCCTCGCTCGACGTCTATCGTCCGGCGGCGATGGAACAGCTCGCGGTGCTCGGCCGCGATCTCGAAATCGACACGCTGCCGATCGTGCTCGGCCAGAAGCCGGCGCAAATCGCCCGCCGCGCCGTGGAAGCCGCCAAGCTCGGTGGCTACGACGTGCTGTTGCTCGACACCGCCGGCCGCACCACGCTCGACGACGAGATGATGGCGGAAGCCGCCGAGATCAAATCGGTCGCGCTGCCGCATGAAGTGCTGCTGGTCGCCGACAGTCTGACCGGCCAGGACGCGGTCAATCTGGCGCGCTCCTTCGACGAAAAGGTCGGGCTGACCGGCATCGTGCTGACCCGGGTCGACGGCGATGGCCGCGGCGGCGCCGCTCTGTCGATGCGCGCGGTCACCGGCAAGCCGATCAAGCTGATCGGCACCGGCGAAAAAACCGACGCGCTGGAAGATTTCCACCCCGACCGCATCGCCGGCCGGATTCTCGGCATGGGCGACGTGGTGTCGCTGGTCGAAAAGGCCGCCTCGCATCTCGATGCCGAGAAGGCCGCCGCCGTCGCCGAGAAGATGCGCAAGGGTCAGTTCGACCTCACCGACATGCGCGATCAATTGCAGCAGATGACCAAGATGGGCGGCATCGGCGGGCTGATGGGCATGATGCCCGGCATCGCCAAGATGAAGAACCAGCTCGCGGCCGCCAATCTCGACGACAAGATCCTCAAGCGTCAGATCGCGGTGATCGATTCGATGACCCGGCAGGAGCGCAAGCACCCCGACATTCTCAAGGCCAGCCGCAAGAAGCGGATCGCCGCGGGCGCCGGGCTGAAGGTCGAGGAAGTCAATAAGCTCTTGAAGATGCACCGCAATATGGCCGACATGATGAAGGCCGTGGGGCGCGGCAAGGGCGGCCCGATGGCCGGCCTGGCGCAGGCGATGGGCTTTGGCGGCGGCATGCCGACGCCCGAACAGATCAAGGCGATGTCGGAAAAGATGCCGGGCGGTCTGCCGCCGGGCGGCGGCCTGCCCGAATTGTCGAAAGACCTGCCGCCCAGCCTGCGCTCCGGCCTGCCCAATCTGCCGGGCCTCACCGGGCTCAGCGGCAAGCCGAAACTGCCCGGCCTCGGCGGCTTCCCCGGCTTCGGCAAGAAGAAATAA